In Brassica rapa cultivar Chiifu-401-42 chromosome A06, CAAS_Brap_v3.01, whole genome shotgun sequence, a single window of DNA contains:
- the LOC117125962 gene encoding 1,8-cineole synthase 1, chloroplastic-like isoform X1: MSTLCLGSALIFRNAFTGKNCRHRPKRFVCKSMTKTTPENVSADVLSRRSGNYKPSPWDHRYLLSINNEHAKEEKVIARDLLKEKVRKMLDVETKSRLEQLELIDELQKLGVSYHFEVEINDILMDFHHQNGRSILKCVKEEDLHATALEFRLLRQHGFDVSEDIFDVIIDKIESETFKSDDINSIISLYEASYLSTKSDIKLREVIRPFATEQIRKFVDGETCNLEVREKAIHALEMPYHWRMRRLETRWYIDAYEKKHDTNLVLIEFAKIDFNIVQIAHQEDLKYASSWWKETCLVNHLPFVRDRIVENYFVAVGIIYEPQFGNARRIISIVNALVTTIDDIYDIYGTLEELEIFTAMVDNWDVNRLDELPEYMRLCFLILYNEVNSIGCDILKDKHINVIPFLKKSWADLCKTYLVEAKWYKKGYKPTVKEYIQNAWISISGQTILIHFYCGFSDQISVQILETLAQHRQDIVRCSATILRLANDLATSPAHFRLWFILHMRANDCVCLLCKDELARGDVLKSVQCYMHETGATEEEAQAHVQQMICDTWEEMNYEAKMAGTSSLPRGFVEAAMNVARMAQCIYQYGDGHGCPEEGKTVERFMYLVVNPVTNTKVISLLS, from the exons ATGTCTACTTTATGTCTGGGTTCAGCTCTTATTTTCCGAAATGCTTTTACCGGCAAAAATTGCCGTCATCGTCCTAAACGTTTCGTATGCAAATCCATGACCAAAACGACGCCAGAGAATGTTTCCGCTGATGTCCTTAGTCGACGCTCCGGCAACTATAAGCCTTCTCCTTGGGACCATCGTTATCTCCTCTCCATCAATAATGAACATGcg aaagaagaaaaagtgaTAGCCAGAGACTTGTTGAAGGAAAAAGTGAGGAAAATGCTTGATGTTGAGACAAAGAGTCGTCTCGAGCAATTAGAACTCATCGACGAATTGCAAAAACTAGGGGTTTCATATCATTTTGAGGTAGAAATAAATGACATTTTAATGGATTTTCATCATCAAAATGGAAGAAGCATCTTGAAATGTGTCAAGGAAGAAGATTTACATGCAACGGCCCTCGAATTCCGACTTCTTAGACAACATGGTTTTGATGTATCAGAAG ATATATTTGATGTGATAATCGACAAAATAGAAAGTGAAACGTTCAAGAGTGACGATATAAATAGTATCATATCACTGTATGAAGCGTCATACCTCTCCACGAAATCGGATATTAAATTGCGTGAAGTCATCAGACCTTTTGCAACagaacaaataagaaaatttgttgaTGGTGAAACTTGTAACCTTGAGGTACGTGAGAAGGCAATTCATGCTCTAGAAATGCCGTACCATTGGAGAATGAGAAGGCTAGAAACGAGGTGGTACATAGATGCGTACGAGAAGAAACATGACACGAATCTTGTCTTGATCGAATTTGCCAAAATCGATTTCAATATTGTACAAATTGCTCATCAAGAAGATCTCAAATACGCTTCCAG CTGGTGGAAGGAGACATGTTTGGTTAATCATCTTCCCTTTGTAAGAGACAGAATAGTCGAGAATTATTTTGTGGCCGTTGGAATAATATACGAACCTCAATTTGGAAATGCACGACGGATCATAAGTATTGTTAATGCACTTGTTACAACCATTGACGACATTTACGATATTTATGGCACTcttgaagaacttgaaatcTTCACTGCCATGGTTGATAA TTGGGATGTAAATCGTCTTGATGAGCTCCCCGAGTACATGAGGTtgtgttttcttattttgtacAACGAAGTCAACAGCATTGGATGCGACATTCTCAAAGATAAACATATAAACGTTATTCCTTTTCTTAAAAAATCG TGGGCAGATTTATGTAAAACATATCTAGTTGAAGCAAAGTGGTACAAAAAAGGATACAAACCAACCGTGAAAGAATACATTCAAAATGCTTGGATTTCAATTTCTGGCCAAACGATATTGATCCACTTTTATTGCGGTTTCTCTGACCAAATCTCGGTTCAGATCTTGGAGACATTGGCTCAACACCGACAAGACATTGTCCGCTGCTCCGCCACCATTCTCCGACTAGCGAATGACCTTGCAACTTCGCCG GCACATTTTAGGCTATGGTTTATTTTGCATATGCGAGCGAATGATTGTGTTTGCTTGTTATGCAAGGATGAACTGGCTAGAGGAGACGTTCTCAAATCAGTCCAATGTTACATGCATGAGACTGGAGCAACGGAGGAAGAGGCACAAGCACACGTGCAGCAGATGATCTGTGACACGTGGGAAGAAATGAACTACGAGGCAAAAATGGCAGGAACTTCTTCACTGCCTCGAGGTTTTGTGGAAGCAGCAATGAACGTAGCACGCATGGCGCAGTGCATATATCAATACGGCGATGGTCATGGATGTCCAGAAGAAGGCAAGACCGTTGAGCGTTTCATGTACTTGGTTGTTAATCCAGTCACCAATACCAAAGTTATATCTCTTCTTTCCTAA
- the LOC117125962 gene encoding 1,8-cineole synthase 1, chloroplastic-like isoform X2, translating to MSTLCLGSALIFRNAFTGKNCRHRPKRFVCKSMTKTTPENVSADVLSRRSGNYKPSPWDHRYLLSINNEHAKEEKVIARDLLKEKVRKMLDVETKSRLEQLELIDELQKLGVSYHFEVEINDILMDFHHQNGRSILKCVKEEDLHATALEFRLLRQHGFDVSEDIFDVIIDKIESETFKSDDINSIISLYEASYLSTKSDIKLREVIRPFATEQIRKFVDGETCNLEVREKAIHALEMPYHWRMRRLETRWYIDAYEKKHDTNLVLIEFAKIDFNIVQIAHQEDLKYASSWWKETCLVNHLPFVRDRIVENYFVAVGIIYEPQFGNARRIISIVNALVTTIDDIYDIYGTLEELEIFTAMVDNWDVNRLDELPEYMRLCFLILYNEVNSIGCDILKDKHINVIPFLKKSWADLCKTYLVEAKWYKKGYKPTVKEYIQNAWISISGQTILIHFYCGFSDQISVQILETLAQHRQDIVRCSATILRLANDLATSPDELARGDVLKSVQCYMHETGATEEEAQAHVQQMICDTWEEMNYEAKMAGTSSLPRGFVEAAMNVARMAQCIYQYGDGHGCPEEGKTVERFMYLVVNPVTNTKVISLLS from the exons ATGTCTACTTTATGTCTGGGTTCAGCTCTTATTTTCCGAAATGCTTTTACCGGCAAAAATTGCCGTCATCGTCCTAAACGTTTCGTATGCAAATCCATGACCAAAACGACGCCAGAGAATGTTTCCGCTGATGTCCTTAGTCGACGCTCCGGCAACTATAAGCCTTCTCCTTGGGACCATCGTTATCTCCTCTCCATCAATAATGAACATGcg aaagaagaaaaagtgaTAGCCAGAGACTTGTTGAAGGAAAAAGTGAGGAAAATGCTTGATGTTGAGACAAAGAGTCGTCTCGAGCAATTAGAACTCATCGACGAATTGCAAAAACTAGGGGTTTCATATCATTTTGAGGTAGAAATAAATGACATTTTAATGGATTTTCATCATCAAAATGGAAGAAGCATCTTGAAATGTGTCAAGGAAGAAGATTTACATGCAACGGCCCTCGAATTCCGACTTCTTAGACAACATGGTTTTGATGTATCAGAAG ATATATTTGATGTGATAATCGACAAAATAGAAAGTGAAACGTTCAAGAGTGACGATATAAATAGTATCATATCACTGTATGAAGCGTCATACCTCTCCACGAAATCGGATATTAAATTGCGTGAAGTCATCAGACCTTTTGCAACagaacaaataagaaaatttgttgaTGGTGAAACTTGTAACCTTGAGGTACGTGAGAAGGCAATTCATGCTCTAGAAATGCCGTACCATTGGAGAATGAGAAGGCTAGAAACGAGGTGGTACATAGATGCGTACGAGAAGAAACATGACACGAATCTTGTCTTGATCGAATTTGCCAAAATCGATTTCAATATTGTACAAATTGCTCATCAAGAAGATCTCAAATACGCTTCCAG CTGGTGGAAGGAGACATGTTTGGTTAATCATCTTCCCTTTGTAAGAGACAGAATAGTCGAGAATTATTTTGTGGCCGTTGGAATAATATACGAACCTCAATTTGGAAATGCACGACGGATCATAAGTATTGTTAATGCACTTGTTACAACCATTGACGACATTTACGATATTTATGGCACTcttgaagaacttgaaatcTTCACTGCCATGGTTGATAA TTGGGATGTAAATCGTCTTGATGAGCTCCCCGAGTACATGAGGTtgtgttttcttattttgtacAACGAAGTCAACAGCATTGGATGCGACATTCTCAAAGATAAACATATAAACGTTATTCCTTTTCTTAAAAAATCG TGGGCAGATTTATGTAAAACATATCTAGTTGAAGCAAAGTGGTACAAAAAAGGATACAAACCAACCGTGAAAGAATACATTCAAAATGCTTGGATTTCAATTTCTGGCCAAACGATATTGATCCACTTTTATTGCGGTTTCTCTGACCAAATCTCGGTTCAGATCTTGGAGACATTGGCTCAACACCGACAAGACATTGTCCGCTGCTCCGCCACCATTCTCCGACTAGCGAATGACCTTGCAACTTCGCCG GATGAACTGGCTAGAGGAGACGTTCTCAAATCAGTCCAATGTTACATGCATGAGACTGGAGCAACGGAGGAAGAGGCACAAGCACACGTGCAGCAGATGATCTGTGACACGTGGGAAGAAATGAACTACGAGGCAAAAATGGCAGGAACTTCTTCACTGCCTCGAGGTTTTGTGGAAGCAGCAATGAACGTAGCACGCATGGCGCAGTGCATATATCAATACGGCGATGGTCATGGATGTCCAGAAGAAGGCAAGACCGTTGAGCGTTTCATGTACTTGGTTGTTAATCCAGTCACCAATACCAAAGTTATATCTCTTCTTTCCTAA
- the LOC103875347 gene encoding LOW QUALITY PROTEIN: 1,8-cineole synthase 1, chloroplastic-like (The sequence of the model RefSeq protein was modified relative to this genomic sequence to represent the inferred CDS: inserted 1 base in 1 codon; deleted 1 base in 1 codon): MASLYMTSALIYQNAITHNNFRFPSFICRSMTKMTPDNVSVDVLRRRSGNYQPSPWDHSYLLSINNKYAKEEKVIARDLLKEKVRKMLGAETKSXLELIDDLQKLGISYHFEVEINNILMDFHHKNGRGVWKCDKEEDLHATSLEFRLLRQHGFHVSEDIFDVIIDKIESETFKSDDINSIISLYEASYLSTKSDIKLREVIRPFAKKQIRKFVDGETCNLEVREKAIHALEMPYHWRMRRLETRWYLDSYDNKHDTNLVLIEFAKLDFNIVQIAHQEDLKYVSSWWKETCLVNQLPFVRDRIVENYFWTVGLIYEPQFGNIRRIMSIVNALVTTIDDIYDIYGTPEELELFTAMVHNWDVNRLDELPEYMRLCFLILFNEINSIGCDIFKYKNIDVIPFLRKSWADLCNTYLVEAKWYKKGYKPGVEEYMQNAWISISAPTILIHFYCIFSDKISVQILETLSQHRQEIVRCSATILRLANDLGTSRDELARGDVLKSAQCYTHETGASEEEAHAHVQQMICDTWDEINYETKMARTYSLLSRGFVEAAVNLARMSQCMYQYGDGHGCPDKAKTVERVMSLLVNPVPLR, from the exons ATGGCTAGTTTATATATGACATCAGCTCTTATCTACCAAAATGCTATTACTCATAATAACTTTCGTTTTCCAAGTTTCATATGCAGATCCATGACCAAAATGACGCCGGATAATGTTTCTGTTGATGTCCTCCGTCGACGCTCCGGCAACTATCAGCCTTCTCCTTGGGACCATAGCTATCTCCTCTCTATCAATAATAAATATGCG aaagaagagaaagtaaTAGCTAGAGATTTGTTGAAGGAAAAAGTGAGGAAGATGCTTGGTGCTGAGACAAAGA AATTAGAGCTCATAGACGATTTGCAAAAACTTGGCATTTCATATCATTTTGAGGTAGAGATAAATAACATTTTAATGGATTTTCATCATAAAAATGGAAGAGGCGTCTGGAAATGTGACAAAGAAGAAGATTTGCATGCAACGTCCCTAGAATTTCGACTTCTTAGACAACATGGGTTTCATGTATCAGAAG ATATATTTGATGTGATAATCGACAAAATAGAAAGTGAAACGTTCAAGAGTGACGATATAAATAGTATCATATCACTGTATGAAGCGTCATATCTCTCCACGAAATCGGATATTAAATTGCGTGAAGTCATCAGACCATTtgcaaaaaaacaaataagaaaatttgttgaTGGTGAAACTTGTAACCTTGAGGTACGTGAGAAGGCGATTCATGCGCTAGAAATGCCGTACCATTGGAGAATGAGAAGGCTAGAAACGAGGTGGTACTTAGATTCGTACGACAATAAACATGACACGAATCTTGTCTTGATCGAATTTGCCAAACTCGATTTCAATATCGTACAAATTGCTCATCAAGAAGATCTCAAATACGTATCGAG CTGGTGGAAGGAAACGTGTTTGGTTAACCAACTTCCTTTTGTAAGAGACAGAATAGTCGAGAATTATTTTTGGACCGTTGGATTAATATATGAACCTCAATTTGGAAATATACGACGGATCATGAGTATAGTCAATGCACTTGTTACAACCATTGACGACATTTACGATATATATGGCACTCCA GAGGAGCTTGAACTTTTCACTGCCATGGTTCATAA TTGGGATGTAAATCGTCTTGATGAGCTCCCCGAATACATGAGGTTGTGTTTTCTTATTCTGTTCAATGAAATCAACAGTATTGGATGTgacattttcaaatataaaaatattgacgTCATCCCTTTTCTAAGAAAATCG TGGGCAGATCTATGTAATACATACCTAGTTGAAGCAAAGTGGTACAAAAAAGGATACAAACCAGGCGTGGAAGAATACATGCAAAATGCTTGGATTTCAATTTCTGCCCCAACGATATTGATTCACTTTTACTGCATTTTCTCGGACAAAATTTCGGTTCAAATCTTGGAGACTTTATCTCAACACCGTCAAGAAATTGTCCGATGCTCGGCCACCATCCTTCGTCTGGCTAATGACCTTGGAACTTCGCGG GATGAATTGGCGAGAGGAGATGTTCTCAAATCGGCCCAATGTTACACGCACGAGACGGGAGCGTCGGAGGAAGAGGCACATGCACACGTGCAGCAGATGATTTGTGACACGTGGGATGAAATAAACTACGAAACAAAAATGGCACGCACTTATTCGTTACTGTCTCGAGGTTTTGTGGAAGCCGCAGTGAACCTGGCACGCATGTCGCAGTGCATGTATCAATACGGTGATGGTCATGGATGTCCTGACAAAGCAAAAACTGTTGAGCGTGTCATGTCCTTGCTTGTTAATCCAGTCCCATTGaggtaa